A stretch of Oncorhynchus mykiss isolate Arlee chromosome 26, USDA_OmykA_1.1, whole genome shotgun sequence DNA encodes these proteins:
- the LOC118944460 gene encoding uncharacterized protein LOC118944460, with the protein MCTLSPREDTFSQRRHSRTEEEHNITDACLQLHKMASKYITEIEISIDSKKEEQLRGQGFHMMDVNLNQGNSSTTRVYMWYKKGNEEPITRVQFSFNDGMKDGPRSAGYTELPENINSGAKGNVIHLWYFSGASPKYDIPIVDLLLTTNVNAEAAQFKYGWERLPCDLNRGNSGDHINLWVKRESETYICDVAATTSFQEDINLFNKGYIRMDEDLNRGAGGSWIFLWYRQSTDQGCGVTRVNVSINHEQDFSLQQRGFSVVNVNLNEGTSGRPVFVWLKKDGSLPIKALTITSNPKADGPYEEAGLVFIEKSLNSGNNGVPLFLWYGK; encoded by the exons ATGTGTACactttctcccagagaagacactttctcccagagaagacactcCAGAACAGAGGAAGAGCACAACATCACTG ACGCTTGTCTCCAACTACATAAAATGGcttctaaatacatcacagaaATTGAAATCTCCATTGACTCTAAAAAGGAAGAACAGCTTCGTGGCCAAGGCTTTCACATGATGGATGTAAACCTCAACCAAGGCAATTCATCCACCACCAGAGTTTACATGTGGTACAAAAAGGGCAATGAAGAACCCATCACCAGAGTCCAGTTCTCATTCAATGATGGAATGAAAGATGGCCCAAGGAGTGCAGGGTACACTGAGCTCCCAGAAAACATCAACTCTGGAGCAAAGGGAAATGTCATCCATCTGTGGTACTTTAGTGGTGCAAGCCCTAAGTATGACATTCCCATTGTAGATCTGCTACTCACCACTAATGTGAATGCAGAGGCCGCTCAATTCAAATACGGCTGGGAAAGGCTACCATGTGATCTGAACCGCGGTAACTCAGGAGATCACATCAACCtctgggtgaagagagagagtgagacctaCATCTGTGACGTTGCTGCCACCACCTCATTCCAAGAAGACATCAACCTTTTCAACAAGGGCTACATCCGGATGGATGAAGATCTCAATAGAGGTGCTGGAGGAAGCTGGATCTTCCTCTGGTACCGTCAATCCACTGATCAGGGCTGCGGGGTCACCAGGGTGAATGTCTCCATCAACCATGAGCAGGATTTCAGCCTACAGCAGCGTGGTTTCTCCGTGGTGAATGTTAACCTCAACGAGGGAACATCCGGTCGGCCAGTGTTTGTCTGGCTCAAGAAAGATGGATCTCTCCCTATCAAGGCCTTGACCATTACATCCAACCCCAAGGCAGACGGTCCTTATGAGGAGGCCGGCTTGGTCTTCATTGAAAAAAGTCTGAATTCTGGCAACAACGGTGTGCCCCTCTTCCTCTGGTATGGCAAGTAA